From the Euphorbia lathyris chromosome 6, ddEupLath1.1, whole genome shotgun sequence genome, one window contains:
- the LOC136233278 gene encoding protein NRT1/ PTR FAMILY 2.11-like, whose product MEVAELEKTTSSHEEHINHRGIKALPFIIGNEAFEKLGSIGTQSNLTVYLITVFNMKKITVALLLNIFQGTANVAPFLGALLSDSYFGRYKTLSFTSISSLLGMIVLTLTAAIPELHPPKCELKSSNSCIGATNWQLAFLLSAFGFITVGAAGIRPCSLAFGADQFNSNTQSGKKAIHTLFNWYYFTTTIAVMISATFIVYIQSNISWAIGMAIPASLVFFSCLLFFCGSKIYVKVPPEGSPLTSLVQVLVAANKKRALLLPQNPSLSLFNYIPPGSTNSTLHYTHQFSWLGKSAIITSEDDINPDGSAANKWKLCSIQQVEEAKCVLRVIPIWASGIIFSVAMSPQHTYVPFQALQSDRRLGNGNNSFQIPAASFVVFTMLSLTLWIPIYDRILIPTLKKLGYHNGITLLQRMGIGILLSIITMIISGLIEEKRRHIALTKLTLGSAEKGGDISAMSAFWLVPQLALTGLSEAFNVIGQIEFYYKEFPENMRSIGGSFLSLGIAGSNYLSGFLIATVHHMTLRSKGGNWLPEDLNKGKLDWFYYMIAGLGLVNFAYFLAFAKWYKYRGSN is encoded by the exons ATGGAGGTAGCAGAATTAGAAAAGACTACATCTTCTCATGAGGAACACATCAACCACAGAGGAATTAAAGCATTGCCATTTATCATCG gaaatgaagcatttgagaagCTAGGGTCGATTGGGACTCAATCAAACCTCACAGTGTATCTTATAACAGTTTTCAACATGAAAAAAATCACAGTTGCCTTGCTTCTCAATATCTTCCAGGGCACTGCTAATGTCGCTCCCTTTTTAGGCGCTTTGCTTTCTGATTCCTACTTTGGACGCTACAAAACTCTCTCCTTTACTTCCATCTCTTCTCTTCTG GGGATGATAGTACTAACTCTAACAGCAGCAATACCTGAACTTCACCCTCCAAAATGTGAACTAAAGAGTAGTAACAGCTGCATCGGAGCTACAAATTGGCAGTTGGCTTTTCTATTGAGCGCGTTTGGGTTTATAACTGTAGGGGCTGCAGGTATTAGGCCATGTTCTTTAGCATTTGGAGCTGATCAATTCAATTCCAACACTCAATCTGGGAAAAAGGCCATTCATACTTTGTTCAATTGGTACTATTTCACTACAACTATTGCTGTTATGATTTCTGCAACTTTCATTGTCTATATTCAATCTAATATAAGCTGGGCTATTGGGATGGCCATTCCTGCATCTTTAGTGTTTTTTTCCTGTCTTCTCTTCTTCTGTGGCTCTAAAATTTACGTCAAAGTCCCCCCAGAAGGCAGCCCTTTAACTAGCCTAGTGCAAGTCTTGGTTGCTGCTAATAAGAAAAGGGCTTTACTTCTTCCTCAAAATCCATCTCTTTCCCTTTTCAATTACATCCCACCAGGTTCTACCAACTCCACTCTCCACTACACTCATCAATTCAG TTGGCTAGGAAAGTCTGCTATCATAACAAGTGAAGATGACATAAATCCTGATGGTTCAGCAGCCAATAAATGGAAGCTATGCAGCATCCAGCAAGTGGAAGAGGCAAAATGTGTACTAAGAGTCATACCAATATGGGCATCAGGCATAATTTTCAGTGTAGCAATGAGTCCACAGCACACTTATGTACCTTTCCAAGCACTTCAATCAGACAGAAGACTTGGCAATGGCAACAACAGTTTCCAAATTCCTGCTGCTTCTTTTGTTGTTTTCACAATGCTAAGCCTTACCCTTTGGATTCCAATATACGACCGAATCCTAATTCCCACACTTAAGAAACTAGGATATCACAACGGAATCACACTCCTCCAAAGGATGGGAATTGGAATTCTTCTCTCTATCATAACAATGATAATTTCTGGTTTGATTGAAGAGAAAAGAAGACATATAGCTCTTACAAAGTTAACACTAGGAAGTGCAGAAAAAGGGGGTGATATTTCAGCTATGTCTGCATTTTGGCTAGTTCCTCAATTGGCACTTACTGGACTAAGTGAGGCATTTAATGTAATTGGACAGATTGAATTTTACTACAAGGAATTTCCAGAGAATATGAGAAGCATTGGGGGGTCTTTCTTGTCTCTTGGAATTGCAGGGTCAAATTATCTAAGTGGATTTCTTATTGCAACAGTGCACCATATGACATTGAGATCTAAGGGTGGAAATTGGTTGCCTGAGGATCTTAATAAAGGGAAATTGGATTGGTTTTATTACATGATTGCTGGCTTAGGACTTGTTAACTTTGCTTACTTCTTAGCTTTTGCTAAGTGGTATAAATATAGAGGTAGCAATTGA